A portion of the Nitrospira sp. genome contains these proteins:
- a CDS encoding HEAT repeat domain-containing protein, with translation MHAALHHVVLTTAFWFLILVDPSRSLAYRDYFTAEQKAQLEKIQTVQVEALMLSDKGSVDAAPIAELVARRLSELGYRTIGDASKPHDVLFRVKCEQRKTWEGTTVAGGDADLPDAPSRLWKGPACQLTYVLGELKVRWQKEVRTDFEDAVSAAQAADAGDPGVFAAGKLREKLEQYDFPVLLTAEWGQPDRLLKLLEATDTPQIRKLKIISLLGEMQADEALPKLKAALKDKDLSKQAAVALGNMGKEGIPILVDILKHSKQPELQAAAAKGLGDLGNTHNDSSVVPPLLEMLDAPGVDITVQTEVAWALGRVPDRRSVQPLFDLDKKLQKIRQDPVDPQMKKLKEAVFWAIKQVYTEDQYS, from the coding sequence ATGCACGCTGCTCTACATCATGTGGTACTGACGACGGCATTCTGGTTTCTGATTCTTGTCGATCCGTCCCGTTCGCTCGCCTATCGAGATTATTTCACCGCAGAACAGAAGGCCCAACTCGAGAAAATTCAGACGGTTCAGGTCGAGGCTCTGATGCTGTCTGATAAAGGATCTGTCGATGCGGCGCCGATCGCCGAGCTTGTCGCTCGGCGACTGAGCGAATTGGGGTATCGAACAATCGGGGACGCAAGCAAACCCCACGACGTCCTGTTTAGGGTCAAATGCGAACAACGAAAGACCTGGGAGGGCACGACCGTGGCAGGGGGTGACGCGGACCTTCCTGATGCCCCGTCGCGGCTTTGGAAAGGTCCGGCTTGCCAACTGACCTATGTGTTGGGTGAACTGAAGGTCAGATGGCAGAAGGAGGTGCGGACTGACTTCGAGGATGCTGTGTCAGCCGCGCAGGCGGCCGATGCTGGCGACCCGGGCGTCTTTGCTGCGGGCAAGTTGCGGGAGAAACTCGAGCAGTATGATTTCCCGGTCTTGCTGACCGCTGAGTGGGGTCAGCCGGATCGATTACTGAAACTGTTGGAAGCGACGGATACGCCGCAGATCCGTAAGCTCAAGATTATTTCTCTTCTGGGCGAAATGCAGGCGGATGAGGCGCTTCCGAAGCTCAAAGCCGCCCTCAAGGACAAAGATCTTTCCAAGCAGGCTGCAGTAGCGTTAGGCAACATGGGTAAGGAGGGCATTCCGATTCTGGTCGACATCTTGAAACATTCTAAGCAGCCGGAATTGCAGGCCGCGGCCGCCAAAGGGCTTGGGGATCTCGGGAACACGCATAATGATTCGTCGGTGGTACCTCCCCTGCTGGAGATGTTGGACGCTCCGGGCGTCGATATCACTGTGCAGACAGAGGTCGCATGGGCGCTTGGAAGGGTGCCGGACCGGCGGTCGGTCCAGCCACTCTTTGATCTCGATAAGAAACTCCAAAAAATCCGGCAAGACCCGGTAGATCCTCAGATGAAGAAACTCAAGGAAGCAGTATTCTGGGCGATCAAACAGGTATACACCGAGGACCAATACAGCTAG